Part of the Plasmodium knowlesi strain H genome assembly, chromosome: 11 genome is shown below.
ttttttgtttcccaAAAATGGTTATTTGCATGAACgagtcatattttttcttttttgctctttctCACCTCTTTTAATAAAAGCTATTTGGAAGAAGTTTAACAAATGGCCGGGCACATCGGCCGAGTTGGTCGAAAAAACGTGGTAACTGAAGGAGGGGGGCGCAGCGCCGCTACCTATGCCCCAGTAACTGCAgttgtgtaaaaatattgcaCATGTCCTGGTAGGAATCGGCAGAGGAGTTGTCGAGCACGCCTTTGGCCTCTTCGGCCGAGATGGAATACGTGACAGTTTTAACGTTTCTGTCAACGTAGAACAAATGCAGTTTTCGATTTGTGGGGCTGTTCTTCACGACGTTATATCTGCATATGCCTATTAAGTACCACGCCGTTTTATAAATCTGCGTGTGCAGTAGGAGATAATCTTGGATCGTAGCCTTGGCGTAGTGTATCATTAGTTCTTCATCAACCGTGTAATTGTGAAACGAAGTGAAGAAAAGTTgatccgttttttttctgttgtatgtgtacatatttttcacattttgaaTGGACTCATTAAACATACCATTATTGGAAAAGTCCTGCCCCTTTTCAAAGGATAGGACATAAATCCtcgaaaaatttttctcaacatcattttcgtttttgaCATATGGAGTTGTAGCCGCTCTCACGGTGTCCATTCCTTCCGTGTCGGTTAACAATAAAACGCTGTATTCGCTGTGCATGTAGTTCCTCTCCTTTGCCTTTATATATTCAGCAAAGGAAATGACTTTATCCAAAGCTGCCACAACGTGTTGAACGTCTGAAGATTTCTGGACAATATCaattttaactttttcagCATcgacatatgtgtacatactgATGAGTACATTTTGGTTGGAGTAATTAACTAGGTAATATTTATTATACGGTAGGgggaggatttttttttcaaaaaatagaacaatttctttttttccgattGACATGcgtgaatttaaaaaaaacgcatcATCAATTAAGATAATGGTGATGACGCTAATTAGATGATGATCGAAGATGAACTGCGATACTGATTCATAGTTCACGGGGAATGTCTGTCTGTACGTTTTCTGGAAGGTGAATTTGTCTCCATACTGTGATGAATCCGTCTTTGCATGGAAGCCTTCACTGTTATGATGATTAATCAGGAAGGGCTCATACACTCGGTAGCAATTCACTGCtctgaaaagaagaaataaatgtgacTCATACAGTTGATATTTTCGCAATGCAATGATAAGGTTATTTACACAAGGCACTTTGGCGTTATGAGTTACTATATGCTCTATGTCTACGTGCAGATTTCTCTGCACACGTTTCGCATGTTTCTTCGTCTCAACACTCATTTGTAAGTTGAACAGTTTCTCGCCTTCCGGAATAATAAGTGGGAATAACACAGTGAAGTGCTTGTTCGTTGATCTGTATGAATTAATCTTGTACAATATTGCTTGCTTCTCCTTCGAGCATTCATGGTACACTAAATCGTAGCAGGACGTGTGAACATAGGCGTCACAGGTATCAGTTAGgtgtgttttttcttttatctcCATTGCACTAGGGGGGGATTCCACCAGAGCGGTGGAACCATTCTGGAGCGACAATTTAATTTCTACTTCCTTCTCATCCAACAAAAATACATTCATGTAGAACAGGTGGGTGTTATTGGCAAGCTTCTCTCCATAGTAAAGGTCACTTAGGAATATCTTATTATTTTCTATCGGGTACGTAAACAGGGCTTGTGCCTCCCGTACGTATTTGTTCTCACTATTCAGGCAACTAATGGTGATTTTCCAGTAGTCTCTACTGTTGTACTTCGTAACGTTCAGGGCGAACTTTATTAAGTCGTTGTTCCGGATGGATTTCTTTTGGACATGCAAACGGTGCTGATCATCCTGTACTGGCTTGAACGCTGAGTTCGGTAACATCAATTTGAAGTTGTGGTGGTTTAGACGCTGTTCGCTTCTGCTTGTGACTGACACGAAATTGTGGATAGTCTGGAGCTCCACCGTGCACTTGCTGAAGAGGTGCGTCTCTGGGAAGAGCAACTTGAGCTGAACTTGTAGGGGGTTCTCCATGAGGCCGTGTTGATCTGTTGGCTATGCAGGATGGTGACAAGTGGTAGTATGAGCAGTGTGATAAATGGTCAGATAATATGTTTACCTACATTGAGACTCTCTCTCTGTTGGGTTACCTGCACTATGAGAGGCGTCATCTTAGGCGTGGGCACTACAGCCAGGTGGGAGTTCATCCATGTGATTGTGTCTGCATGAACATTCACAAAATTCCTGATGAACTTCTTAGAGCATAGGTCATTGGAGACCTTCTCCAGGATTCCTTTGTGTTCGTGTCTGATAACAAAATTGGAGTTGTCTATGGTGAAGAGATTTATGGTCCAGTTTTTGTCGCTCTCCAGGTTGATGAGGGGGTGGTTAATATTTTCCAACAGCACTTCCACTTGTTCCTGCACGTCCTTGTGGAGGGGGTAGAACGGAGGTGCACAATCGGTTAGATGGTTCATAGGATGGGGTACTGATCAGTTAGACGGTTGATTGGTAGACAGTTACGAAGTTCAGGCGCTGCGTTCCTCCCACCTCGCCCGAGCTAGACTTCAACACAAACTCGTAGTTCCGAAAAGTGTATGTGCACTGCTCGAAGGGACCGGCCTTTACGTTTCGGCAAGGGTCTTCCTCATTTGCACTGAAGCAGGAGTTGGCGTAGCACAGATCTTGGGGCATCTTCAGGTGGATCACCACTTGGTCTTAGAAGCAACGAGAGGGGAAAGGATGTtggggggagaagaagaagaaacaaatggAAGTGTACATGCGTAGGTATATGACACAGGTGCATACACTTGCGATGGTCTCCACTCCTAAAGGTTTTGAAGGACACCTTTTCCCCTCATGTTCCTACCCAGCTTGAACGCAGGCGTAATTTGGCCTAAGCTCATTTGAATAGTGTACTTCACTCCCTGGGCCCCATAAAATGTTTTCGTGGCAAATATTTTAACGTCGAAACTTCTTCTCAAATCGGGAGCTAAGTTGAGTAGCTTCGAGAGTGCGTAAATGGAATTGTAAGTGTTTGTGAGGATGGAGTAAGTTGTGGAAGAGAGACATGGAGACAGGGCGAGGACGTTGGAAAGGTTCACTTCCATGAGGGGATACCCCCATGCGTATacgttatttatttttattcaatttatttatttttcttttttacctccGCGTTGGTGACACTGTTACAGTACAGGAGGAAGAGATCCTTGTGTGTGACCATCGGCAGAAACACCTCGGCCAACTGATTCGAATAAATTGTGCACTCTTGGTTCTCTGTGTTagatttgttcttttccgcTAGGCCAAAAATCCTGCAAGGGGATTACTTTCCGTTTGCTTACAAGTTACTTGCGAGTGTATTCACACTACTGTGTGTTTGTGTGACTGTGGCCATCGCCATACTAGGCGACTCACCAAATACCATCCGAGCTGAACCCCCCTTTGGCAACCTCCACAgagatttttaaaaagtagtTTGAGGGATAGATGATTCCTTCCTTGGGGAAGAAGTTTTCTGAGCAGAGGTAGAGCGGAAAAAGAACACAcacagaaatatatatatatatatatatataggcgCATCCGATCGTTCTATTTACGGAGCGCACTTCTGCACGTATATGTCTAGATGTGGCTGACGGTATGTTTCTACAGATCCCGTTAAATGGATGGAATTACTTAGCGACTGTTCTGAGTATTCATATGACGGGGGGACAGGTGGTGGGTTCTCTTTGTTCGCAAAGGGGTAGCGAtgaattttgaattttttaagcTCCTCCGTGGAGAGCTTCAGAAGGTACATCTTTGACGTGATTAGATAATCACATGGATCTGAATGGGTTGAAGTGAAGATAAGGAACCCAGGATGATCCTCTACTTTCTGGGTGATTGCACATTTTGGAGGAACAGACACACAAGTACGTGTGCAGtgtacctttttcttccgtaGACTCCTTGTTCAGGCGGATCTGTACATTTTCCTGCACAATCTTGTCGTCTTCTCTTTGGAAGGCCAACACCCGCAGGTTTTCTTGAGGAGCCAGAGGTAATAAGTGAAGTAGGGGATGAAGGGAGATGGGAACGCATAAAGATCATCTCTTCTTCTGTCTGTTCCCTAGTCGAAGCGAGATCCGCCTAGAGCAGGAGTCACAACACGTGCATCTACGTACCCACCCCGTGGTGAAATTAGCTGTATTCTTACTAGCAGGGATCAAAGCTGTTAGGAAAAATTCTTTTGCAGTCTTTTTTGTGTTGAAGGACAGAACTAATTCTATTTCAAATTTGAGAACATCACTTTTGATCGTGTGTACCTTTGAAGGAATAATTTGGGTTATATTGTTGGGGGGAATTTAGATTACCATGTTAGTTATCCTCGCCGATATGTAATTCCCCGCGTTTGTAGAGAATGTCTGATTGTTCGTCGTGGACCTTCGTTCCCTTACCCTATTCACCTCCTTAAAAGTAAACGCAAAGTTGTCGTCGTAGATGGAGGTGACCCCTCCAATTAGTAGCCAACACATAATCGAATAAAGAAGTAGGAACCCCATTTTGATGAATTTCCCTCTCCTGGTTGTCTCTCCGTTTGAATGAACACATTTCTCGGAGCGCAGTATGCGCTATCATATCTGTGGTGAGATACGTGTTAGAAGGACAGAGAGGGGTGCCTTGCCTGCAGGTGGCCTTTCATTTTAACTCCCTCagaaaataataagaagaaaGTGCGTTCCCACATACGCATGTACGTGCATCTACCTCTCCTGCTTCTATCTTAGATGCAAATCAGGCACACATAAATGGAGCTATGTCCGTTTTTGGCACTGCTTTTGCTCAAatgagttcattttttttttttttctttttttttttttttttaaatggtactacaaaaaaaggagatccttttgaaaaaagtatgCGACGATACGCAATGAAGATAGAAGGTTGATGTTTTCCTTGCTGACGCGTCTTTGGCAATTTCGGCGTGCAGGAAATTGCATGTACGTTTGCACTACCCCCCTTTTCGTCGTGTGCGCGCACACTCGCGTTTCTCGCTTTTAGCTCCGTTTTTctagtcaaaaaaaaagaatgaaagggaagggaaaagatgaagtgggaaaaaattggcaGCCCGCATCTGATCTGCTTCTATTAACTGGAAACATGCAGAACCGTGGCGTTACGTGCTGAAGCGGCATAACTCTTTTTTAGGAGgcatcttttccttttttttttttttttttcttcgttcgCTTGTCTTACAACGAAAATATGCCCTGATGAGGTGACCTTCTAAAATTTCACGACGAGTTACAAGCTAGATACAAATGGCACATTCGGGGTGGATTCAAACAGAGCATTGGAAGTAGCTATTTATTtttggtttgtttttttttcacctccttcattttggcAGGTGTTCACAAGTTGAGTTAACAACGTGGTATTATTTACTcccgttttttcttctcgccttttttactttttttttttttttttttttcatttccttcctaattttttttttgacgtTTATTTGGGACTGTTCACATGTGGGCTTCTCTTCCATGGTTACCCTTCCTCTAGGCCCCTATCACAATTCCCATCCTCTCCCTCTTCGTCCTTTCGTGTTTTTTCCAAGCCGCGATgctgatagaaaaaaaactccaaGTCGTGCACGCTGACCCACTCACGTGAATGAGTAAAAGAAGGCTTGATGAGCTTAACGGCCTATTTGCAcatccaccttttttttttttttttttttttcttctttttacctttttttctttttttttttttcttgttccgTGCTATTATGAAGGTTTCGTTTATGGTGTGTTGGGCGGTTCAATGGAAATGTCCTTGTGGGGTTACTACGTAATCCTCCCGCCCTTCCGATTCtccgttattttattttactttttctttgagCATAACCGATATGCGAGAGAAGCTCTTTGTATTTTCCCTACAGAGGGCCCTACAGGATGAGTTCTTGCGGGTGTTACATTTTGGCGGAAGTGGGGGGCGGCCTCCTGGGTAAAGAAGTGGTAGGTGGCAAAACTGTTGTAGGGGGAGGGTCTGGACGGAAAACAGTTGGAGGTACATCCCCCCCCCAGGAGGCCTTACTGAATGCACAGCGAGATTTGAAAGGCAACGTGTATAGAACGATCAGGAAGAAGGTGGATCCTCAGATAATGAGCGGAACAGAGGACGAAGGTACAGAAGGGgggcaaaacaaaaaagaaattgataTCGAAAGGTTGGTGGAAGATAACGTAGAACAGCTAAGCCTaaacagaaaggaaaaggatataatgaagaagaaatggaaatacattttaaaaaaaaacaaagagaaatatggaaaagtatctgatggaaataaaataaaaatatataacgaTGGACATACAACTTTTAGGGATATACTTCGATCTATAGAGAAGAGCAAAAAGAGGGTTTGGTTTGAGTCTTACATTTTCGATGACTCTGAATTAGCGCAGCAAGTGGTGGACAGCCTATGTAATGCGGCGAAGAGAGGATGCGATGTCATTCTTCTGGTTGATTATATCGGAAGcttgaaaattaaaaataaatgggtGAATATGTTGAAGGAGAATAACGTAcacgttcttttctttaacaCTTTTTTGAATTCTTTCCTTAACATGTTACCAATTTTCTTTCGGGACCACCGTAAGATCATAATAGTAGACAACGCTGCGTACTGCGGGTCGATGAATGTTTCCGAGAGCGTCGTCCCGAGCGGGGTGGGCTGGCAGAGAGGTGATGTGGGTGAGATGGAAAGTGATGTGGGTGAGGTGGAAAGTGATGTGGGTGAGATGGAAACTGATGTGGGTGAGATGGAAAGAGACACGGAAGAAGCGGAAACAAAAGAACCCGCAAACGAAACCTATGGAGGTACGTCCACTTGCGAAGGAATCATGCCGAACCGATGCGAGCACCCAGGGCCAAGTGAGAAACATGTCAAAgtgagcgaaaaaaaaaacaaaagtaaaCTCCTACAATACTACGATTTACATATAAAGGTTAAAGGACCCGCAGTGAAAGATTTGGCAGATGTTTTTATCGATTCACTTAAGATGACCAAAACTTCCATCATCAGGGGAACAATCGAGGAACAGAAAAGATATGTGGACGATGAGGGGAAATCTTGCTTCGTTCAAGTTCTAGAATCAAATGTATTGAGAAAAATTCGATCCATTCAGTCTACCTTTGAATGGGTTCTTAAAAATGGAgccacgaaaaatatttacataacGACTAGCTATTTTATCCCCCCCGGTTTTCTGAGGAGAGCTTTATTTTCTGCTCTGAATAACGGGGTAGACATTTCGTTCCTCCTTTCTGGGAACTCGGATGTGATGGGTGATGTTCCCGCCACTTATCACATCGTGAAGAAGTTCCTGAGGAGGTCCCAGAGGGGCGGCGCAAACAGTGGCGgcaacaaccaacacaaccacgaACACCACCACGAACACCACCTACACAACCATGGCAACAGTGATAACCGTGACGGGAGCAACCAAACAGATCAAACGGATGGACGTGAGGGAAGCCACAACAATGAACAGAGCGACCACCCCCAACAGGGGAAAGCAAACTCCTATCTGCACAACCTGCGCAAGCGAGCGGAGTCCAGAATAGGAGAAAACTTTTTGAAGAGACAAAACAAGGGAAACTGcgacttttatttttttcaaaacagGCACTGTCATGCAAAGAACCTCATGGTGGACAATCTCTGGTGTGCCGTGGGTTCATACAACTGGGATCGATTTTCTTCAAGGCGCAACTTAGAAGTAATGGTTTCTATCTTTGATAAACAAATCTGCCACCAGTTTGTGCAGGAGCATaagagtaaaataaaaaacgaatcAAAACAAGTGACTCTCGCGCAGGTGATCAATCGTAACGTGTTCCAAGGATTTTTCAGTTACTGCGCCTATCATATGGCAAAATGGTCcggcaaaaatatattggaCGGATTGTCCAAGGATAGCAAGAAGACTGTTCTAAGGAGAGCCATTGTGAATAAATATTTGTCCGACAATTGCATGGAAAATATCTCCCTCAACATGATGTGGGGCGCGTAGAACTCATCAGCTGTGGAATTCATCGGGAACGCAGGGAGCCAACGTTCAGTAGTAACCCTCCACGGAGGCAGACTACTTCCTCACCCCTGGGGACACACAAATGGAACCAAATTAAAAAGGCGCGTTTGTAAATGGTAGGAACTTGGGAAGAAAAGGTGGTAGACGAGGAccactcttccttctccgcTTGGTTATCCTCAGTAGCCATGTCAGCCAGTAGTCTGGAGACAAATAAtaagtgacaaaaaaaaaaaaagaagggacaTGGTAAAATACGTCGAATCAAAATGGATCAATGtatattcacaaaaaaaaaaaaaaaaaaaaaaaaggtgtgaaTGAGAAGAGACAATCTGAAGTGGAGTGAGAACCACCAGGaagagtattttttttttttttttttttttttttttttttttttttgttcttcccccTCGCTCCAGGTTTTACTAGGCACCAGAGTTGTCTTGTCCAACACAAGAAGCAGTGCTATCACCCTGGACACATTTGGCAAGGGTAAGCAAGTCTGAGCGTAGGCGAATGTTTTCAATAAGGGTCTCCTCCATAATCTTCCTCATTTCATCGTACGTTAGTTTGTTGTTGAGTATGGGAAGGTTGTTGTCTAATCTGCgacaaggggggggggcaagGTGATTAGTCGATTAGTTGGTCGGTTGGTTAGTTGGTGAAGAGGCATTTTATATGTAAGGAGACACGTACAACTCTGTGCAAATGGAGTGGAACTCcaaaaccttctttaatCGCGAGCGTAAAAGGTCTACCTGAAATGCTCCTCGCTGAGGGGGTGTTTCTTTATAAGGTGCAGGATAAttgtgcttttctttttaacgtCCTCCTGCAAGAGTACCTGGTCCTCTCGCAGCTTTTCTACTTCTCTCGTTAGAAAATTTACTTCGTCTATGAATTCTTCCGTTTGGGGGCAGACCCCGTCCTGGTGACTTCCTTCACAATGCATCTCTCCGTCTGCGACGTTACGCATTGCACTGTCGATGTCACTACCTTTGTTGTGTGGTCCCCTGTCAAGCGATctcattttctccaaaagagattgatactttttttctagcatttcattttttgtaaccTGTTGTGATAAcagtttttttgtttctttcaattccgcatctttttttttttcgtttctaaTATGCGAAGACTTCCATTCTtctataaaaaatttgtagtTCTTTAGCTTGCAAGCGAGCTCCTCCAAGGTATCTCGGTTGCTACACCGGTTGGCACCAGCACCGGTGCAGTAATTGAATGTGTGACTCTGGGGCCCCGCTGGTAGACGTCTCGGAAGGTCGACGCTACATGTACGACGCGGAGGGTAGACACTATTCGGGTGGCTCTCAAAAATTGCTCCGTTTGAATGTTCCGATGTTGGATCCTTCACTAAATCATTAGAGGTACCGTTTTCGCTTCTGGCGTGTATCTTCAGCCGCCCTTTCCTTTTGTGACAGCGCAGAAAAATCCCCTCGGTTCTGTCGCCATGGGCCCTGATAAAACCCCTAATCTGGAAAGCGAGTCGTTTTCCGCTACGCTGCATGTCCAGCAAATCATACCTACAGACACGGAGATCCTCCCTCAAATGTTGCACCTTCTCACGACACCGTTGTAACTTTTCTTGGAGTTGATGTTTCTCTCTCCATAATGAAGCACAGAGGTGAGATTTCTTCTGTAGAGAAATTTCCATTGATTTTATTAAGC
Proteins encoded:
- a CDS encoding mitochondrial cardiolipin synthase, putative: MSSCGCYILAEVGGGLLGKEVVGGKTVVGGGSGRKTVGGTSPPQEALLNAQRDLKGNVYRTIRKKVDPQIMSGTEDEGTEGGQNKKEIDIERLVEDNVEQLSLNRKEKDIMKKKWKYILKKNKEKYGKVSDGNKIKIYNDGHTTFRDILRSIEKSKKRVWFESYIFDDSELAQQVVDSLCNAAKRGCDVILLVDYIGSLKIKNKWVNMLKENNVHVLFFNTFLNSFLNMLPIFFRDHRKIIIVDNAAYCGSMNVSESVVPSGVGWQRGDVGEMESDVGEVESDVGEMETDVGEMERDTEEAETKEPANETYGGTSTCEGIMPNRCEHPGPSEKHVKVSEKKNKSKLLQYYDLHIKVKGPAVKDLADVFIDSLKMTKTSIIRGTIEEQKRYVDDEGKSCFVQVLESNVLRKIRSIQSTFEWVLKNGATKNIYITTSYFIPPGFLRRALFSALNNGVDISFLLSGNSDVMGDVPATYHIVKKFLRRSQRGGANSGGNNQHNHEHHHEHHLHNHGNSDNRDGSNQTDQTDGREGSHNNEQSDHPQQGKANSYLHNLRKRAESRIGENFLKRQNKGNCDFYFFQNRHCHAKNLMVDNLWCAVGSYNWDRFSSRRNLEVMVSIFDKQICHQFVQEHKSKIKNESKQVTLAQVINRNVFQGFFSYCAYHMAKWSGKNILDGLSKDSKKTVLRRAIVNKYLSDNCMENISLNMMWGA